The following DNA comes from Nitrospira sp..
GAGCCGGAAGACTATCTGGCCAAAGTCAGTTCAGGCGGCCGCCTCTTCGCCCCGGATCAACAGGAAGAACTGCACATTCGTTATCGGGAAGCCCTGGCAGCCCTTCCCGTCTATCCAGGACTGGAACAGGGACGTCAGCTGCGTCCATAAGCACCCGCCGGGAGCAGAGAATACCTGCTCCCGGCGGACATCACCTCGAATCGACGGGAAGCATCATGAAACGATTGTCATCGACAGCTTTTGCACTTCTTGCACTGATATGGGGGATCGACACGTTCATACCACCCAACGCGCTCGCAGCCGACACTATCCGGGTCGGGCATTTTCCCAATATCACCCACGTCCAGGGATTGGTCGCCCAGCACCTCTCACGAACCGGACACGGCTGGTTTGAGGAACGGCTCGGCAAAGATGTGAAGATCGAATGGTACATCTACAACGCCGGACCGAGCGCCATGGAAGCCCTCCTGGCAGATTCCATCGACCTCACCTATGTCGGGCCGAGCCCGGCCTTGAATGCCTACACCAAATCAAACGGCGAGGAAATCAGGATCATTGCCGGCGCAGCAATCGGAGGCGCCGCGTTGGTCGTCCAACCGGATTCCGGGCTCAAACAGCCCGCCGACTTTCGTGGGAAAACCATCGCGACGCCGCAACTGGGCAATACGCAGGACGTCGCCTGCCGAGCCTGGCTGGCCAACGGCGGGTTGAAGATCACGCAAACCGGCGGAGACGCCTTCATCGTCCCGACCCCCAATCCGGATCAGCTCTCGCTGTTTCAGCAAAAAAAACTCGACGCCGTCTGGACGGTCGAACCCTGGATCTCACGCCTGGAACGCGATGCCGGAGGCAAGATCCTGCTCGAACAATCGAAGGACAGCATCACGGTCCTGGTATCGAGCGTGAAGTTTCTCAAGACCAAGCGTGAACTCGCCAAGAAGTTTGCACAGGCTCACCGTGAACTCACCGAGTGGATCCTCGCGCATCCGGTAGAGGCCAAGCAGATGGTCCAGCAGGAACTGGCCGCAGAGACGCAAGCCAAGGTCTCAGCCGAATTGATCACACAGGCCTGGACACGCATTGGCCTCACTACAGAAGCCTCACCCGACGAATATCGGCAATTTGTCGCCAACGCACAGCGCGCCGGATTTATTCGCACGGCCCCCGACTTGTCCCGCTTGATCGAAAGGCTGAACTGACATGCTGACATCGGAAGGCCCATCGGCCAACACCGCCTCCAGCAAACTCGTCCTTGAACATATTTCGAAATCCTTTCAGACAAGTTCGTTGACTGTGCAGGCGCTCGATGACGTGACACTCCGCATCGCCGAAGGAGAGTTCGTGTGCCTCGTCGGCCCCAGCGGCTGCGGCAAATCGACCTTGCTCAACATCATTGCCGGGCTCGACCGGCCTGATCGCGGGCTGGTTCAGGCCGACGGCCAGACCATTATCGGTCCCGGCCCTCACCGTCTCAT
Coding sequences within:
- a CDS encoding ABC transporter substrate-binding protein, which codes for MKRLSSTAFALLALIWGIDTFIPPNALAADTIRVGHFPNITHVQGLVAQHLSRTGHGWFEERLGKDVKIEWYIYNAGPSAMEALLADSIDLTYVGPSPALNAYTKSNGEEIRIIAGAAIGGAALVVQPDSGLKQPADFRGKTIATPQLGNTQDVACRAWLANGGLKITQTGGDAFIVPTPNPDQLSLFQQKKLDAVWTVEPWISRLERDAGGKILLEQSKDSITVLVSSVKFLKTKRELAKKFAQAHRELTEWILAHPVEAKQMVQQELAAETQAKVSAELITQAWTRIGLTTEASPDEYRQFVANAQRAGFIRTAPDLSRLIERLN